A window from Chryseobacterium vaccae encodes these proteins:
- the tuf gene encoding elongation factor Tu codes for MAKETFNRNKPHLNIGTIGHVDHGKTTLTAAISAVLASKGLAEKKDFSAIDSAPEEKERGITINTAHIEYETEKRHYAHVDCPGHADYVKNMVTGAAQMDGAIVVCAATDGPMPQTREHILLCRQVNVPKIVVFMNKVDMVDDPELLELVEMELRDLLATYDFDGDNSPVIQGSALGALTAATNGDSEDKWFKTVEALMDAVDEWIDEPVRDTEKPFLMPIEDVFSITGRGTVATGRIEAGIINTGDPVDIVGMGDEKLTSTITGVEMFRKILDRGEAGDNVGLLLRGIEKTDIKRGMVIAKKDSVKPHKKFKASVYILSKEEGGRHTPFHNKYRPQFYVRTTDVTGEIFLPEGVEMVMPGDNLEITVELLQPIALNEGLRFAIREGGRTVGSGQVTEILD; via the coding sequence ATGGCAAAGGAAACGTTTAATCGTAACAAACCACACTTGAACATTGGTACTATTGGTCACGTTGACCATGGTAAAACTACTCTTACAGCTGCTATTTCTGCTGTATTAGCTAGCAAAGGTCTTGCTGAGAAAAAAGACTTCTCTGCAATTGACTCTGCTCCAGAAGAAAAAGAAAGAGGTATTACTATCAATACTGCTCACATTGAATACGAAACTGAAAAAAGACACTATGCTCACGTTGACTGTCCAGGTCACGCCGATTATGTTAAGAACATGGTAACTGGTGCTGCTCAGATGGATGGAGCTATCGTAGTATGTGCTGCAACTGATGGTCCAATGCCTCAAACTAGAGAACATATCCTACTTTGCCGTCAGGTAAACGTACCTAAGATCGTTGTTTTCATGAACAAAGTTGACATGGTGGATGATCCAGAATTGTTAGAGCTTGTTGAAATGGAACTTAGAGATCTATTAGCTACTTATGACTTTGATGGAGATAACTCTCCAGTAATTCAAGGTTCAGCTCTTGGAGCACTTACTGCAGCTACTAACGGTGACTCAGAAGATAAGTGGTTCAAAACTGTTGAAGCATTAATGGATGCAGTTGATGAGTGGATTGACGAGCCAGTAAGAGATACTGAGAAGCCTTTCTTGATGCCAATTGAAGACGTATTCTCTATTACAGGTAGAGGTACTGTAGCAACTGGTAGAATTGAAGCAGGTATTATCAACACTGGTGATCCAGTTGATATCGTAGGTATGGGTGATGAAAAATTAACTTCTACAATTACAGGAGTTGAGATGTTCAGAAAAATCCTAGACAGAGGTGAAGCTGGTGATAACGTAGGTCTATTGTTGAGAGGTATTGAAAAAACTGACATCAAGAGAGGTATGGTTATCGCTAAGAAAGATTCTGTTAAGCCACACAAAAAATTCAAAGCATCTGTTTATATCCTTTCTAAAGAAGAAGGTGGACGTCACACTCCATTCCACAACAAATACCGTCCTCAGTTCTACGTAAGAACTACTGACGTTACAGGTGAGATCTTCTTACCAGAAGGTGTAGAAATGGTAATGCCTGGTGATAACTTAGAGATCACTGTAGAATTGTTACAACCAATCGCTCTTAACGAGGGTCTTAGATTCGCGATCAGAGAAGGAGGTAGAACAGTTGGTTCAGGTCAGGTTACTGAAATCTTAGATTAA